The Nitrospira sp. genome segment CGTCAGGAAGCGGCGGAAACGTTCGCTCCGTTGGGTGAGCTGATGACCAAGATGCTGTTGTTCGGCTCTGTGGTACTGATGGGGCTGGGGGGAATCGGAGTCATCGTCGCCCGCCGGATCGCGAGGCCGATTCGGCTGTTGCACGAAGGAGTGCAGCAGATCGGGAGCGGTCGCTTGGAGCAGCGGGTGGAGTTGAAGACCGGCGATGAAATCGAGGGGCTTGCCCAGGCCTTCAATCAGATGGCGTTCAATCTGCAACGTTCGTTCGGACAGCTGGAACAACGGATAACGGAGGTCCGGCAGTTAGAGGAGAAATATCGCGATTTGATCGAACATGCTCCGGAAATGATCTGTCAACTCGATCGCGGCGGTCGACTGGTGCACGTCAATAAGACCGGCCTCGACAAACTCGGATATACCCACGATGAGATGCTCGGCATGAAGCTATGGGATTGTGTTCCCAACGGACAGGAATTGAACGTATTGCACTTCCTGGAACGGCTTGTGTCACAGGGGCAAAGCTCGATGGAAACAGTGTTGTTGGCCAAGGATGGCCGGTTGATGGATGTGGAGGTTCATGGGACGGCACTGTTCGATCAAGCGCGAGGCGGGCTGATTCACTCGCGTGCGTTCGTTCGAGATGTGACCGAACGGCGTCGGTTGGAGCAGCAGATACAGCGGTATACCGTGGGATTGGAACAGGCGGTGTCGGAGCGTACGCAGCAGCTGACGGTCTCGCAAGCCCGCTACAAGGCCTTGTTCGACTTCGTGGCCGATTCTGTTTTTATGGTGAGTGCAACGGGGTCCATCGTTGCCGTCAATGAACGGGAAGAGCGGGTGCTCGGTTATGCCGAGTCGAAGATCGTCGGGAAGAACTTTCTCGACATCGTACCGGACGCGTACCACCGGGCTTTCACGGGTTGGTTGTGCGATGTCAGTACGGAGCAACGGCAGGTCGTCACTCAGGAGATGACCGTGTACCACGCCGATCGCGATGAGATTCCCGTGGAAATGGACTTGATCCGCGTGGGTGGGACCGAACCATTGCTTGTGATGGTGCAGCTTCGCGATATTACCGATCGGAAGAAGCTCGAGCGCCAACTCCAATCATACCGAGAAGATCTCGAGCTGAAAGTTCGGGAGCGCACCAGAGAAATCGAAGAGACCAAGCAGTACTTGGAAAATTTGCTCGAGAATGCCAACGACGTCATCTATACACTCGATCTGGATCAACAGTTCACCTATGTCAACGGCAAGGTCAATGCCTGGGGGTATCGCAAAGATGATTTGATCGGTCGGCCATATCTCTCGCTCCTTTCACGGCGTCATCGGGGACGGCGTCTCAAGAGCACATTAGATATCGGAGCCAAGCAGGTGTACGAGGTCGAAGTCGTGACTCGGCTGGGTGAAGTGCGTGCCGTCATGGTCAGTGTCTCTCCTCTTCAAGGGGTTGACGGGGAAATCCTTGGAGTGCTCGGCATCGCGCGTGACATGACGGAGACCAAGAAGCTGGAGCGACAGATTCGTCATGCGGAAAAACTGGCCTCAATCGGCCAATTGGCGGCTGGGGTGGCCCATGAAATCAACAATCCATTGGGGGGAATCCTCAATTGTCTCTACAACCTTCGAAAAGGTCCCCTCTCCCCGGCACGTCAAGAGGAATACTGGGTTTCCATGGAACATGGCGTTCGACGTGTTCAAAAAATCGTTCGGCAGTTGCTTGATTTTTCACAGCAGCACGAACCGGCATTCAGCCCGGCCGATATCAATCGAATCGTCGATCAGGTCCTGGGACTGACCACCCATCTCTTTGTTCCCAATCGGATTCGCTTGGAAACCGTTCCTGGGGATGGCTTGCCCAACGTGATGGTTGATCGGCATATGATCGAACAGGTCTTGATGAACTTGATCTTGAACGCCGTGCAAGCCATGAAAAACGGCGGAGTGCTGACGATCAGAACATCCGTGGCCGAGGGCGTCTGCCGGGTTGAGGTGAACGATACGGGTTCGGGCATTCCTGCATCCGTCCTCCCACGGGTCTTTGATCCCTTCTTCACGACCAAAGGGGAAGGGGAGGGGACAGGACTGGGTCTTTCGGTCAATCTCGGCATCGTGGAACGTCATGGCGGGAAAATTTTGGTCGAGAGCGAGGTCGGAAAGGGAACGACCTTCACATTGTGCCTGCCCGTGTCACGAGAACGTACCTTTGCGGAGAAGGAGGCATGAAAGGGTTGACTATTCTGGTGGTCGACGATGAGCCTTTGATGCGGCTTTCCATGATGGATGCATTGGAGGCTGTCGGTTGCGATGTCCGGGCGGTACCGACCGGTACGGAAGGGGTCGACGCGATCCGAGAGAAGACATTTGATGTGGTGATCACCGACCTCCGGTTACCGGGTGTGGATGGGCTGACCGTGCTCCAGACGGCCAAAGACAATGAGTCCCAGACCGAGGTGCTCGTGATTACCGCACATGGATCGGTCGAAACAGCTGTTGAAGCCATGAAACTGGGAGCATTTGACTACATCACGAAGCCCTTCCAGATGGAGGAATTGCTCCTGATCGTCGAGCGGGTCAGCGGCATGATCACACTCCGTCGCGAAAATCAGGATCTCAAACACCAGCTCGAAGACAAGTTCTGTTTCAACGGCATTTTAGGGGCGAACAGTCAGATGCGCGCCGTGCTGGACAAGATCAAGCTCGTGGCTGAGACCGATTCCACCGTCCTGATCGTCGGGGAGAGCGGGACGGGCAAGGAACTTGTCGCCAATGCGCTGCATCAGAACAGTTCGCGAAAAGGGTATCCGCTGATCAAAGTCAGCTGCGCCGCGTTGCCGGAGACGTTGCTGGAAGCGGAACTCTTCGGTCACGAGAAAGGCGCCTTTACTGGTGCCCTGCGTCAGCGTCGGGGGCGATTCGAAATGGCGAATCGAGGGACCTTGTTCCTGGATGAAATCGGCGAAATCTCGCCTGTGGTGCAGGTGAAGCTCTTACGTGTCCTGCAGGAGCGTACTTTCGAACGGGTGGGGAGCAATGAGCCTATGGAAACGGATGTGCGGCTCGTGTGCGCCACGCAGAAAGACTTGCGCAAAGAGGTGGCTCAGGGCCGGTTCCGTGAAGACCTCTTTTACCGCCTCAACGTCGTGCCGGTCGTCGTTCCACCGCTCAGGCAACGGCAAGAGGACATTATGGTGATTGCCGATCATGTCCTCGAAACATGCTCGCTGAAGCTGAACAAACAGCTGCGCGGGTTTTCCCAGCAGGCGCGTGAATTGTTGCTTCGTTATTCGTATCCAGGGAATGTGCGGGAGTTAGAAAATATGGTCGAGCGGGCTGTGGCTCTCGGTCGAGATCGTGCCGCGGTTCAACCGGCCGACCTCTGTGGATTTCAAGCTTGCCCATTCTTGGGGGGCGTCCCACAGGAATCCTGCGGCTTCTGTAGCGAAGGTTTGACCGGAGGGAAAAAGAAGAAAGATGCGACCCTGACATCGCTTGCTGCCGCGCGAGAACGATTTGAGAAGGACTACATTGTCTCCGTATTGGAACGTGTCGATGGAAGCCGCACGACAGCCTCCAGAATCTTGGGACTGTCCAGAAAAGCTCTTTGGGAAAAATGCAAACGCTATGGTATTCCGTCGGCACACGGCGACGCTGAGGATGAAAGCTGAAGGCCGCTCATCCCCATACCGACGAGATTCCAAGTTGTCGCCTGGTCGTGGGGGAGGGCCGTCGTGTTAAAGGATGTCACGTACTTGATGTAGGAGGAATCATGAATGTTTGGCGCCAAGTCATTCTTATCTCGTGGGGTGTCGTTCTCCTAGCGGGAGCCGTGTCTGCAGCTGAACCGGCAGAAGTGGAGAAGTTCGTCAACGCCCGAATCGAGATCGGTGAGATGATGACGAACTATTTCAAAGATGGCCAGAGCTATGGGGAGGGGCAGCGCCCGTCCCAGGAGCAAATGCGACAAATGGGAGCAGACATCACCGCCAAGCTCACCGCGCTTCTCGCCAAGTACGATCTGACGCTCGATGAATATCGCAAGCGCAGCCCGGAGGTGTTTGCGGATGATGCGGCGGTCAAGCGCTATCTCAACGAGCATCCGGACCTCAAACAACGCTACGAGGCGCTTCCACTCGACCGAATGGGGCGGGGCGGCAGTACCGGGCGGGGGTATTAGGTCCGATGGCATCGTCTTCTCAGGCCGAAACCGCTCAATTTTCCGGTGGTGATCCCTTCTGAGGAACTCCCAGAGAGAAGGCTGCATACCCATGGAATACACACACCTTGGCCGGTCCGGAGTGAAAGTCAGCCGACTCTGTCTAGGCACGATGAATTTCGGTCCGCAGACGAACGAGCCGGACAGCTTCGCACTGATGGATCGGGCATTGGATCTCGGCATCAATTTTTTTGATACGGCGAATGTGTACGGCTGGAAACTCGGTGAAGGCTGGACAGAGCAGATCATCGGACGTTGGTTCGCACAAGAGGGAGGCCGTCGGGATAAGGTGGTGCTGGCTACGAAAGTGTACGGTCGCATGGGCGAATGGCCGAATCAGTCACGCCTCTCGGCCGTACACATCAAACGAGCTTGCGAGGACAGTCTCCGACGGTTGAAGACCGACTGGATAGATGTGTATCAAATGCATCATGTCGATCGGGAAACACCGTGGGAAGAAATCTGGCAAGCGATGGAACAGTTAGTCAGGGAAGGCAAGGTGGTGTATGTGGGCAGCAGCAATTTCGCCGGTTGGCACTTGGCCCAAGCTCAGGAAGCCGCACGGAGCCGTAACTTTTTGGGGCTGGTGTCGGAACAAAGCCTTTATAACCTCAATGAGCGTACCATTGAACTGGAAGTCATCCCTGCCTGTGAGGCCTACGGCATCGGTCTCATCCCATGGAGTCCCCTGGGAAGGGGCCTCTTGGCCGGTGTCCTTCAGTCAGACAACATTGGTCGGCGCGCGGACGCGGATCTGAAACAAGCGGTGATCAAGTCCCGTCCCAAATTGGAAGCTTACGAGGGGCTGTGCGCACGGATTGGTGAAAGACCGGCGAATGTCGCACTTGCCTGGCTATTGCATCAACGGGCAGTTACTTCACCTATTATCGGACCTCGCACCATGGAACAGCTGGAGGGGGCTATGAAGGCACTCAGTCTTTCTCTCAGTAGCGACATCTTGAAGCAACTGGACGAACTCTTTCCTGGGCCCGGTGGAACTGCGCCGGAGTCCTATGCCTGGTAGGTCACTCATCTTTTGTTTCAGCTTCTTCTTCCAACATGATGAGTATCCGATTTCATCCTACCTTCACAGCGTCCTCTTCGGCGACCTCGCATAAAGGATACGGTTGTGCCTGTGGCCGACCATTCGGCTCTGGATTTGAGAAATTGGTCCCTAGATCTTTGTCCTATTTGATGGAGCCGTCTTTCTTCATCTAAGCTCTTGACAGATACGAAACCTCGCTCCTGACGCTGAGAGCAACCATCCACAGAAAAGTCTTGAACCTGTGGATAGTGACCCGAACGGTGGCAATAGTCAGTGGATGGCGGGCAGTGATCATATGATGTCAAGCAGATTTTTCTAGGTATACGTGAAAATATACAGAAGTATCACGTAGACCACTATTACTGGTGGTCCTGCCGATATGGAGCGGATGCCTAAAAAATAGGCGATCCGATGAATAAGTACGCCATTCGCACCATCTTTCCAGCACAAAGCGACTTGCCCACATGGTTATCCACAGAAGATGGGGAGTGGGAATTTTCATGCCAGGTTCGCAGATAATTCGTATTCCATGGGAAAAGTTTTATCGGATCTCTGGAAGCTCTCATTCGGTTCTGAGGTCAAAAGCTACTAAAGTCGGGACGACGAGAAGGAAAATACGGAGAGGGGGGACAAAACAGTTGTCATGCGTAAGGCGGAGTATGCCCCGGCTTCCACTTGATGCTGCAGCCGATGCTTGGTCGCTGGGTACCGCCGATAGGCTTGCCGACGAGCACGGCTTGGATGGCAGTGCGGAGATCACGGCCGGTCACAGGCTTATTATTACCGGGACGACTCTCATCCAATTGTCCACGATACACCAGCCGCCTGTCACGATCGAAGAGGTAGAAGTCCGGAGTGCAGGCGGCGCGATAGGCTTTCGCAACCTCCTGCGTTTCGTCGTGACAGAAGGGAAAGGTAAAGTTCAAACGTAAGGCCATTTCTTTGAGCTTGGGCGGGGCGTCGTCGGGATACCCGATAGGGTCATTGCTGCTGATGGCGATGATCCCCAAACCCGTGTCTCTATAGTCGAGCCCGATCTTGGCGAGCTCCTGCTCGACATGGACCACGTAGGGACAGTGCCGGCAGATGAACATCACCAAGAGCGCGGTCTTATCGGCAAATGATTCGAGTGAATAGGTCTGCCCGCTCACCACGTCACGCAGTGAGAAGCGCGGTGCGGCTGTTCCCACTGGGAGCATGGCGGATGATGTTGCCACAGGGACACCTCCTTTGTGATGCTAGAAGATGGCGCATCTTCGTAGTTGCGTCAAGTGGCTGCGAGGGGGGCTGTTTTTTTCTCCATAACTGAGTGAGAGGATATGCTGCCGCACATCTCTTGGTGGTGTGGGCAAGCCATGACAGAGATGAGTTGTCCCGTTGACGAAAGGAGGACGAACATGCGGATTGTCCAGCTGTTGGTGCTGCTGATGCTGGCGTTTCCGGCTGTGACGCAGGCGCATGATGAGACGAAGCCCGACACGCCGACCCTTACGGTCAGCGAAACCGGAACGATGACGCACGCGCCGGATACGGCTTACGTGACATTCGGTTTGGACAGTCCCGGTAAAGTACTCGCCGAGGCGCAGAGGCGGAACAGCGCCGCCATGAGCAACGTCATGGATCGGCTGCGGGAGTTACAGATCGGCAAGGAGCGGATACAAACCTCGTCCTTTACGGTCACCCCCCAGTATCGGCCGCCGGCTAAACGTTCGGCTGATGCGCCGTCTGCTCCGCCGGAAATCATCGGGTATGTCGTCAACAACATGGTGACGGTGGAAATCCGCGCCCTCGACGGAGTCGGCACGGTAATTGAGGAGGTCTTGAAGGCCGGTGCGAACAGCTTTCAGGGGTTGCATTGGGGGTTGCGCGACGAACAACCGGCACGGCTGAGCGCATTGAAACAGGCCGCGGCTAAGGCGCGTGAGAGAGCGGCAGCCCTGAGCGAGGCGCTGCACGTGAAACTCGTGCGGATTGTATCGGTCAATGAGGGTGGCCATATGATCAGGCCTGTCTCTCCCGTGGCACGCATGGCGATGGATGCGGGCGCAGGCGAGGTGCCGATCTCGCCGGGGGAGCTGAAGGTTGAGGCAACAGTGACGCTCGTCTACGAAATCGCTCCGAACTGAGGTGTATTCTCGTGAATAAGCAGAAACTGCTCGCCAAGGCATTGGCCGGCTCAAAAAATCTGCGGTTCACCGAAGCCGTCGCGCTCGCGAAAGCGTTCGGTTATCGTTTGGCGAGGACCAAAGGAAGCCATCACATTTTCGTTCATCCTAAAATCAAGGAACTGATCAACCTTCAAGAAGTCGGAGGCAAGGCAAAGCCGTATCAAGTACGTCAGTTGCTGGATATCGTGGAACGGTATAATCTACTGCTGGAATTGGGAGATGAGCCATGAAGGATTATCACATCAACATCTTCTACAGCGACGCCGACAAGGGCTACATCGCCGACATTCCTGATCTCGAAGCCTGCTCCGCTTTCGGCAAAACTCCGGCAGAGGCGCTCAGGCATGCGCAGCTGGCCAAGAAGGCTTGGGTGGAAGCAGCCCGTGCCGAAGGCAAACCGATTCCTCGTCCACGGTACCGGCCTGTGATTTATCAGACCGGCTCATGATCGTTTCCATGAACGTTGAAGAGTTGGATCCCGAGCTGTGTGCTTGGCGAGAGCGACACGACACTCCCACCAAGGTGGCGTCTACTCCTGAATTCGACACCGTCTAGGCCGTCTTTCCCTATTCAGATCTTCTAGGGTCTCATGGCCAAGCAGCAGGATTGGAGTCCGCTCCAGCCTTCAGCTCTGGTGGCGATGCCTCTTCCGGCTCTTCGCCAGCCGGTTGACTGATAACTTGACTAATACTTGACTCATCTACTCTGCTCCATCCTCCTGCACCGTTGTCATAGAGACATTCTCTTGTTTCTGAGAATCAGTAACTGAAGGCCAATGACTTCTTTCGATGAAAACGGTATTCTTCGGCCCCATTCGGAACGGTATCTGGACGAGAAGTTCTCTATGGAGCAAGCACCTTCCATTGTTTCCTCACTCATCGAACGGTTTGAGGGCCAGCGGGAGGCCTACAAAAGTCAGGGCTATAACGAGACACAACTGCGCCGTGAGTTTCTCGATCCCTTCTTCGAGGCTCTCGGTTGGGACGTAGCCAACAAGCAGAGTCATGCTGAAGCCTACAAGGATGTCATCCATGAAGATGCGATCAAGATCGGCGGCAACACCAAAGCGCCCGACTACTGTTTTCGCATCGGCGGCGCACGAAAATTCTTCCTTGAAGCGAAAAAACCCTCCATCAATATCAAGGATGAACCCAGCCCCGCCTATCAGCTGCGCCGCTATGCCTGGTCGGCCAAGCTGCCGCTGTCGATTCTGACGGACTTTGAAGAATTTGCCGTCTACGACTGCAGGACTCGCCCCAATCCGTCCGACAAACCCAGCGCCGGACGCATTCTCTATCTCACCTATCAGGACTATCTCGCCCAATGGGATCAGCTTGCCTCCATCTTTGCCAAGGAGGCGGTGCTCAAGGGTTCCTTCGACAAATACGCCGTCACGGACCGGAAACGCGGGACGGCCACCGTCGATGCGGAATTTCTGAGGGAAATCGAAACCTGGCGAGACGCGCTGGCCAAGAATCTCGCGCTCCGCAATCCCAGGCTCACCGTCCACGAGCTGAATTTTTCCGTCCAGCGCACCATCGACCGGCTGATTTTCCTCCGCATCGCGGAAGACCGGGGCATCGAACCCTATGCCCAACTGCAATCGCTGCTCAGCGGCCAGAATATCTATAGCCGCCTGCGCTATCTCTACAACCAGGCCGACGACCGCTACAACTCCGGCCTGTTTCACTTCCAGGCTGAGAAAGAACGCGCCGAAGCGCCGGACGATCTGACGCCCAGCCTCAAGATCGACGACAAAGTACTGAGAGACATCATCGGGCGGCTGTACTACCCCAGCAGCCCCTACGAATTCTCCGTCTTCCCCACGGAAATTCTCGGCCAGGTCTATGAGCAGTTTCTTGGGAAGGTCATCCGGCTCACCTCCGGGCATCAGGCCAAAATCGAAGAGAAGCCGGAGGTCAAAAAGGCCGGTGGCGTCTACTACACGCCCGCCTACATCGTTGAATACATCGTGAAGCACACCGTAGGGACTCTGTGTGAGGGCAAGACACCCAGGCAGATCGCCAAACTCACGATTCTCGATCCCGCCTGCGGATCGGGATCGTTCCTGATCGGCGCCTATCGCTATCTGCTCAACTATCACCGCGACTGGTACGCGAAAGATGGCCCGGAGAACCACCGCAAGGCACTCTTTCAGGCCGGCAGCGGGGAATGGCGGCTGACGACGCAGGAGAAGAAGCGGATTCTTCTGAACAATATCTACGGCGTGGACATCGACAGCCAGGCCGTCGAAGTCACGAAGCTCAGCTTGCTGTTGAAAGTCTTGGAAGGCGAGAGCGACGAAACGCTGAAACGGCAGCTCTCCTTCGTTCACGAGCGGGCCTTGCCGGACTTGGGACAGAACATCAAGTGCGGCAACAGCCTCATCGGACCGGACTATTTCGCTGGCCAACTCATGCCGGACGACGACGAGATGCGCCGGGTGAATCCCTTCGACTGGAAGGCCGAGTTTCCGGAGATATTCAAGGGGGACGGTCCTTCGACAGGCTCAGGACAAGGCTTCGATGCCGTGATCGGTAATCCACCGTATGTGCGGCAGGAGTCTCTGTCGGCATTAAAAGATTATCTCGCGCAACGCTACGAAGCCTTTGACGGAGTGGCGGATCTCTTCACATACTTCATGGAAAAGAGTGTCAGATTGCTTCGTGAAGGAGGACGCTTCAGCTTTATTGTCTCCAGCAGCTTTCTCCGCACCACCTACGGGGAGGCCTTGCGCCGTACGCTCAAGAAACACGCCGCCGTGCTGGGCATCCTGGACTTTGGCGGACTCGCCGTGTTCGAGAACGCCAAGGACACCTATGTCTGCATTCCGCTCCTGGCGAAAACGAAGCCGCCTCCCCGTATCGAAGTCTCGCGGATACCTTTGCTGGACTTTACGAGTCTTGACGATAGCGCGATCGAGCACCGCTTCACGATCCCGCAAGAGCGTCTCACGGAAAGCGTCTGGTCGTTGAAGTCAGACGAAGAGGCGGCAGTTTTTGAAAAAGTTTTGAATGCCGGAAAACCGCTAGGGGAATATGTGCAGGGCCAGTTCTTTCGCGGTGTAACATCTGGGCTTAATGACGCGTTCATTATCGACTCTGAAACCAGGAAAGCCCTCATTCGAAAGAACAAGGCGAACGAGGAGTTAATAAAACCGCTACTGGGTGGTGAGGATGTTCGACGCTACTTCATTGAAGATCCTGGTACGTGGCTCATTTTTGCCCGGCGAGGTGTTGATGCCGATCGCTATCCGGCTATTCGTGAACATTTGGCCAAATGGAAGGCTGAGCTAACCCCCAAGAAATCTTCAAGCGATAAGGTAGGACGGAAGCCAGGGCGATATGCGTGGTATGAGATTCAAGATGATGTAGCGTACTTCCCAATCTTTGACGGCCCCAAGATCATCTTTCCCGACATCTGCAAGGCGCCACGATTTTTCCTCGATCGCAGCGGCATGTATCTCGCCAATACGGCCTATTGTCTGGGCGTAGACGATCCCTACCTTCTTGGTATTCTCAATAGCCGCTTGTTCTGGTTTGCGATTAGCAACCTAAGCATCCCATTCGGCGTTCGTGCCGGGCAGTATCGCTATCGGCTCATCTACCAATATATGGAGAAGGTGCCGATTCGAATTATTGACTTCAACTCGAAGGCCGATAAGGAAAGGCATTGCCGGATAGTCTCGCTTGTCGAAGGCATGCTGAAGTTGCACCAGCGGCTCACTGATGCCAAGACACCTGCCGACAAAGACCGTTTACAACGTCAGATCGACGCAACCGATGAGGAGATCGACCGGTTGGTCTATGATCTCTACGGCTTAACGGAGGATGAGACCAAGATTGTTGAAGCCGCCTCGGTTGCATCTTCAGCCAAAGTGAAGGAGAATGACAGCCATGAATCAGACACCCAACCAGCCGATCAACCTGGCTCAGGCCGAGGCGCGGCTACAACAGTGGCGCAGCCAGCACAATACTCCAGCGAAGGTGGCGGCGGCTCACAGGAAGGTCTTGCTGGAGCGGGTGAGCCAGTCCATGGCGTTCGAGAACCAGCCGGTCAGTACGGATCGCCTCAAGACCCTGATGGCGAAGCCGAAGGCCAAGGCGAGTTAAGCTCCACGCGCGAATTCGATACGGCCGAAGGCCGCCTCTCCTATTCTGAACTCTCCGAACGTCTCGCGGTCCCACTGGTCGCGATCTGCGACGAGATTCTGCAAGCGCGTCCCGATCAGATTGTCATTACCTCCGAATGGCTTTGCCTCCGGCACAAACGTCTCGCCGGGCATCTCTATCCCGATTGGGCCGGTCGCTTCCGTGACGTGAACGTACAAGTCGGCGTCCATGTCCCGCCGCCGTTCTATGAAGTGCCGATCCATATGCGGCAGTTCTGCGACGATCTGGCCGAGCGTTTGCGGCACGATCCTGGCGCGGCGATCGGAAGCGCAGCGGAGTTTTTCTCCTGGGTTGATTGGCGCTTCCAGTGGATTCACCCGTTCAGGGATTTCAACGGACGGATCGGGCGAGTACTTTTGGCCGCGTTGCTCTATAAACTTGGATTGCCCCACGTCGAAACGGCATCTGCTGACCCAACTGTGCGCCGTGAATATCTCGAAGCCCTGCAAGCTGCAGACGAGGGGAGCCATGGCCCGCTCATAGATCTGTGGATTCGTCGAATCATCGAATCAACATAGCTGCATTTCGTTGACGTGACCTGTCATAAGACTTGGCTGGCGGTGTATGAGTCGAGGATGGGTTTTGGTGCTGCAGGGGTAAACCAATGAAAGCGATTGACCTGTTTGGAGATCTCGAAAAAAGCATTTTGCACATCATCGGTGCTGCGGATTTATACGCAATCCATCTCCTTGCAAGTTCACGGAAAGAGGAGCCCGACACGGAACTCGTTCAAAGCATTCTCGCGGGTAAGCACATCAGTACCGTCACAGTTCTTGGAATGCCATATACTGAAACAGAGAGAAAAGAGTTAGAGGAGAGAAGAATCTTTCGAGGTATTGGAAGCCAAATCGTGCTGGCTACATATACCGCGCTCGAGTCTTATCTGATAAATAAGTTCAGGGAATATTTTCGGTTCCGTTTTAGAGGTGCGGATGATGAGATGGTTGCGAAGGTCTTGGGAAAGTTTTCGTTTCGGAGCTTAAAGGACATAGCAAAACTGTACAAGGACGTTTTAGATATACATCTGCCATGTTTTGAAATTGACATGTATTTCATCGGTGCGAGTTCCTCCTTTAATCCCCAAAGGACGTGGGATGGTATTACGGCTATAGAAAAAGCCAGGCATGATATCGCTCATGAAGGGAAGGCTAAAAATTACAAAATTGGAATTTTGCCTGATGCATGGGAGCCGTTTGAGTTCGTGAGGCGTTGGGTTGGGTTGTTTGACGTGAACTTCGATTCCCTGGTTTATGAAGATAGGCCAACACCTTCTATCCAAGAATATCGAAAACGCGTAGCAATAGTTAAAGAGAACACTCGGTTCCAGAGCTAGGGAAGGTCTGATTAATTCAAAATTCGAGGGAGTCGGTCCCAGGAGGCGCTGGCCATCCGATGAAAAGGTGATGGAGTACACGACTCCGCTGTGGCCCTTCAGAGCCTGGAAGTTTCGCTCCACCGGAGGCGAAAAGCCTCCTCGCAGATGATTTCTGAGGCCTAAAAGAGTATCCTTCGACTTCAGGAGTCCCAAAAAGGATGATGCAACCAGCGGGGAACATAAGGGCAGTTCAAGTTGCCATTGCCGAAATGGTACGGCGCATTGTCGAGCGGTTCCATCCGGAGCGCATCGTTCTCTTTGGATCACATGCCCGTGGGACAGCCGGTCCACATAGCGATGTCGATTTGCTCGTCGTGATGCAGCCGCAGGGTTCCAAACGAAGGCGAGCGGTCGAGATCCATGGATTGCTGGCCGGCATAGGGATTCCCAAGGATGTCATTGTCGTGACTCCTGAAGAATTTGAAGCCTACCGAGACGCGCCAGGCACTGTGATAAGAACAGCGTGGCAAGAGGGGAAGATCTTGCATGACCGTGCGGCCTAAGGACGAAGATCTTGTCCGGGCTTGGATTCTAAAGGCCGAACATGACTTGCTCAACATCGAGAATAATCTCGCTGCGCGGGATATCCCGTGGGATACGGTAAGCTTCCATGCGCAGCAGTGCGCAGAGAAATACCTCAAGGCTCTCCTCGTTTTTCGACAAATCGATCCTCCGAAGATTCATGATCTGACCGAACTCTATGCGCTATTGCCGGAGGGCCTGCTGGGAGATTTCGACGTACGCTTGCTCGGTGAATTGAATCCCTACTCGATTGAAGGGCGATACCCTGGAGTTTGGGAGCCGGTTGAACAGGCAGAGGCAATACGTGCTGTTGAGGCTGCGAGAACGATCCGTCAGGCAATTCGCCGGATACTACCGGGCACCTGTCTCGTCTGAACTATACGGATATTGGAAGAAATGTG includes the following:
- a CDS encoding type II toxin-antitoxin system HicA family toxin; the encoded protein is MNKQKLLAKALAGSKNLRFTEAVALAKAFGYRLARTKGSHHIFVHPKIKELINLQEVGGKAKPYQVRQLLDIVERYNLLLELGDEP
- a CDS encoding SIMPL domain-containing protein (The SIMPL domain is named for its presence in mouse protein SIMPL (signalling molecule that associates with mouse pelle-like kinase). Bacterial member BP26, from Brucella, was shown to assemble into a channel-like structure, while YggE from E. coli has been associated with resistance to oxidative stress.), which produces MRIVQLLVLLMLAFPAVTQAHDETKPDTPTLTVSETGTMTHAPDTAYVTFGLDSPGKVLAEAQRRNSAAMSNVMDRLRELQIGKERIQTSSFTVTPQYRPPAKRSADAPSAPPEIIGYVVNNMVTVEIRALDGVGTVIEEVLKAGANSFQGLHWGLRDEQPARLSALKQAAAKARERAAALSEALHVKLVRIVSVNEGGHMIRPVSPVARMAMDAGAGEVPISPGELKVEATVTLVYEIAPN
- a CDS encoding type II toxin-antitoxin system HicB family antitoxin → MKDYHINIFYSDADKGYIADIPDLEACSAFGKTPAEALRHAQLAKKAWVEAARAEGKPIPRPRYRPVIYQTGS
- a CDS encoding Fic family protein translates to MTSFDENGILRPHSERYLDEKFSMEQAPSIVSSLIERFEGQREAYKSQGYNETQLRREFLDPFFEALGWDVANKQSHAEAYKDVIHEDAIKIGGNTKAPDYCFRIGGARKFFLEAKKPSINIKDEPSPAYQLRRYAWSAKLPLSILTDFEEFAVYDCRTRPNPSDKPSAGRILYLTYQDYLAQWDQLASIFAKEAVLKGSFDKYAVTDRKRGTATVDAEFLREIETWRDALAKNLALRNPRLTVHELNFSVQRTIDRLIFLRIAEDRGIEPYAQLQSLLSGQNIYSRLRYLYNQADDRYNSGLFHFQAEKERAEAPDDLTPSLKIDDKVLRDIIGRLYYPSSPYEFSVFPTEILGQVYEQFLGKVIRLTSGHQAKIEEKPEVKKAGGVYYTPAYIVEYIVKHTVGTLCEGKTPRQIAKLTILDPACGSGSFLIGAYRYLLNYHRDWYAKDGPENHRKALFQAGSGEWRLTTQEKKRILLNNIYGVDIDSQAVEVTKLSLLLKVLEGESDETLKRQLSFVHERALPDLGQNIKCGNSLIGPDYFAGQLMPDDDEMRRVNPFDWKAEFPEIFKGDGPSTGSGQGFDAVIGNPPYVRQESLSALKDYLAQRYEAFDGVADLFTYFMEKSVRLLREGGRFSFIVSSSFLRTTYGEALRRTLKKHAAVLGILDFGGLAVFENAKDTYVCIPLLAKTKPPPRIEVSRIPLLDFTSLDDSAIEHRFTIPQERLTESVWSLKSDEEAAVFEKVLNAGKPLGEYVQGQFFRGVTSGLNDAFIIDSETRKALIRKNKANEELIKPLLGGEDVRRYFIEDPGTWLIFARRGVDADRYPAIREHLAKWKAELTPKKSSSDKVGRKPGRYAWYEIQDDVAYFPIFDGPKIIFPDICKAPRFFLDRSGMYLANTAYCLGVDDPYLLGILNSRLFWFAISNLSIPFGVRAGQYRYRLIYQYMEKVPIRIIDFNSKADKERHCRIVSLVEGMLKLHQRLTDAKTPADKDRLQRQIDATDEEIDRLVYDLYGLTEDETKIVEAASVASSAKVKENDSHESDTQPADQPGSGRGAATTVAQPAQYSSEGGGGSQEGLAGAGEPVHGVREPAGQYGSPQDPDGEAEGQGELSSTREFDTAEGRLSYSELSERLAVPLVAICDEILQARPDQIVITSEWLCLRHKRLAGHLYPDWAGRFRDVNVQVGVHVPPPFYEVPIHMRQFCDDLAERLRHDPGAAIGSAAEFFSWVDWRFQWIHPFRDFNGRIGRVLLAALLYKLGLPHVETASADPTVRREYLEALQAADEGSHGPLIDLWIRRIIEST